The Falco peregrinus isolate bFalPer1 chromosome 1, bFalPer1.pri, whole genome shotgun sequence genome has a window encoding:
- the API5 gene encoding apoptosis inhibitor 5 gives MPTVEELYRNYGILADATETAGQHKDAYQAILDAVKGGTKEKRLAAQFIPKFFKHFPELADSAINAQLDLCEDEDVSIRRQAIKELPQFATGDNLPRVADILTQLLQSDDSAEFNLVNNALLSIFKMDAKGTLGGLFSQILQGEDIVRERAIKFLSTKLKTLPEEVMTKEVEEFILTESKKVLEDVTGEEFVLFMKILSGLKSLQTVSGRQQLVELVAEQADLEQTFNPSDPDCVDRLLQCTRQAVPLFSKNVHSTKFVTYFCEHVLPNLSSLTTPVEGLDIQLEVLKLLAEMSSFCGDMEKLESNLKKLFDKLLEYMPLPPEEAENGENAGNEEPKLQFSYVECLLYSFHQLGRKLPDFLTAKLNAEKLKDFKIRLQYFARGLQVYIRQLRLALQGKTGEALKTEENKIKVVALKITNNINVLIKDLFHIPPSYKSTVTLSWKPVQKADASQKRASEDTTSSSPPKKASAGPKRDARQIYNPPSGKYSSNLGSFSYEQRGGFRGGRGRGWGGRGNRSRGRIY, from the exons ATGCCCACCGTGGAGGAGCTCTACCGCAACTACGGGATCCTGGCGGACGCCACCGAGACGGCGGGCCAG CATAAGGATGCATACCAGGCAATCTTGGATGCTGTGAAAGGAGGTACCAAGGAGAAGAGACTTGCAGCCCAGTTTATTCCTAAATTCTTCAAGCATTTTCCTGAGCTCGCTGACTCAGCTATCAATGCCCAGTTGGACCTCTGTGAAGATGAAGATGTTTCT ATCCGGCGACAAGCAATCAAGGAATTGCCTCAGTTTGCCACTGGAGATAATCTTCCTCGGGTAGCAGACATACTGACCCAGCTTCTGCAGTCAG aTGATTCTGCAGAATTCAATTTGGTGAACAATGCTTTGCTCAGTATATTTAAGATGGATGCCAAAG GGACTTTGGGAGGCTTATTCAGTCAAATTCTTCAAGGAGAGGATATTGTGAGAGAGCGAGCTATCAAGTTCCTCtctacaaaactgaaaaccCTGCCTGAGGAGGTGATGACAAAGGAGGTGGAAGAGTTCATATTGACTGAATCAAAGAAG GTGCTGGAAGATGTGACAGGCGAGGAATTTGTCCTTTTCATGAAAATACTGTCTGGATTAAAAAGCTTACAGACAGTAAGTGGGAGGCAGCAACTAGTGGAGCTGGTGGCTGAACAAGCTGACCTGGAACAAACGTTCAATCCATCTGATCCAGATTGTGTGGACAGACTTCTACAGTGTACTCGGCAGGCAGTGCCACTCTTCTCG aaaaatgttcattCCACAAAATTTGTTACATACTTTTGTGAGCATGTTCTGCCAAACCTCAGTTCTTTGACTACTCCAGTGGAAGGTCTTGATATCCAGTTAGAG GTGTTGAAGCTTCTTGCTGAAATGAGTTCCTTTTGTGGCGATATGGAAAAACTTGAGTCAAATTTGAAGAAGCTGTTTGATAAATTACTG gAGTATATGCCCCTTCCTCcagaggaagcagagaatgGGGAGAATGCTGGCAATGAAGAGCCCAAGTTGCAGTTCAGTTATGTGGAATGTTTATTGTATAGCTTCCATCAGCTGGGTCGTAAACTTCCGGATTTcctcacagcaaagctgaatgCAGAGAAATTGAAAGACTTTAAAATCAG gCTACAGTATTTTGCTCGAGGATTGCAGGTATATATTCGACAGCTTCGTCTAGCACTTCAAGGAAAAACAGGAGAAGCCCTGAAAACAGAGGAG AACAAGATTAAAGTGGTTGCCTTGAAGATAACCAAtaacataaatgttttaatcAAG GATCTTTTCCACATTCCTCCTTCTTATAAAAGTACAGTTACACTGTCCTGGAAACCAGTACAGAAGGCAGATGCAAG tcAAAAAAGAGCAAGTGAAGATACAACTTCAAGTTCACCTCCAAAGAAAGCTTCTGCAGGACCAAAAAGGGATGCCAGGCAAATATATAATCCTCCCAGtggaaaatacagcagtaaCCTGGGTAGTTTTTCTTATG agcaAAGAGGTGGTTTCCGGGGTGGACgaggcagaggctggggaggaCGTGGCAATCGTAGCCGAGGAAGAATCTACTGA